DNA from Antennarius striatus isolate MH-2024 chromosome 1, ASM4005453v1, whole genome shotgun sequence:
CTGCCAGAGAACAAAGGCAGCCCAGGAGAGTCGACGACAGTCATCTTCACACATCTAATTCTTAATCCTAAAGCTGGAGTGTGATTATTTTCGACAGATCTGTTACAGACGTGGTCCCACAAACACATCAGTCACCTGTTTAATTAACAATAAGTTAGATTTCTAATCTGTCTTTATTGCCTTATTTCTCTCAATAAAGCCCACAGATGagtgtgaaattaatttttttggtttaattttaaactgaacgccccccctcctctctctacTCTGCTATGGCACAATTTAAATTGCCGCAGTAATGGGGGTCAGCCAGGAGTcaatattatttctttttgtctcgTCTGCAGAGACCAGAGGTGAGAAAAGCTCAtcatgaagaaagagaagtagAGAGAGTGGGAAAGAGAGAGcgatggagggaggggtgaaGATATGGCTTGGAAGAAGGTgagtaaattaaatgtttctatCTTGACTGCATATGGAAAATGATGGCCACGGGGAACTATTGCTAGATGAGACCCGTATGATGAGGAGGTGAAAGTAGGAGAAGATGGTTGGCGACTTGCCTGACGCTTCCACAGTGGCTTTTCTTGTCCTGCTCGTCTCGGCGTGCTCGGAGATGCTCCTGAGCCAGGGACATCTCATCCTCCATGTTGTTGATCTCCTCCTTGGCCCGGCGACGGTTCTCCTGAAAGCGCAATCAGATAAGAGGGATAGACAGAAATAATATTAAGATTTTTAGTCATTAAGGATTTTAGTTAGTACAGCAGATACAAGGATACATGCACGGGGTCAAGAACTGAACAAAAGTAAGTGGGATGAAACCATCTGACAGTATAACATATTCTAATAAGTAACATAAATAAGTTGATGAGTTCCACACTTCTGGAAAAGGTTTGTCTGAAGATGGTGGCACGTTTGTGGTTTATGTGCAGAGTATCGTCTTACAGAAACAAAATAGGACTTCCCCAAAAGTACTGAAACAACACTGGACACACACGACCATCTTAAACCTACAGGGTTGTGTTATGAGATTAGCATGACAGGAAAACAAGTAATAATATTTTCACGTATTATCAGATTTCAATTGCTTTTTTCTCCTTGTTCCCATGAAATCATTAAGTTAAAACTTTGGGCCACGTTGTGAACAAACTCAATATATTGAACAAGCGCCAGCGTGATCTCACCTGTCTGCTCTTTCCAGCTTGTTTGACGCTGTAAAACATGGGCCCAAGTTCTGCCAGCCACTCTCCCTCCACGGCCGTCACACACTGCATGTACTCCTACAAAAGCAAGTCCAGTTTAATACACCAACATACAGCGGCGTTGTTGTGCTGACAAGACGTCCGTAGAGGCCGATTACTCACCTTGGTGGTCATGACCAGCTCGTGGTAGATGATGTAGTCAGGAGTGTAGCCCATTCCAAACAGGGAGCTGGTGGGATGGAGGTGACACGGCATACCTGTCCTCACATTCACATATTCCCCAATGCCCTGGGAGACAACACAGGCATTAGTCACAGACTAAACAGATTCAAGTCTGGCAAATGGGGGGCATCTTAAGGTTAAAGAGACCTGGGTTGGTGTGCTTCTTCACCTGGTTCAGAAAACAGGAACTTAAATTTGAAGAATATTCAACAGCGCTACAATCTGTTGGTGTAGACAACTACCACCAGTTTGATTACAGTCATGACAAAAATCCATTACCAGATTTTAGGGCTGCTTTAGTGTGAGGCCACAGGATATATTTAACCACTCTATAATTAAGCTGTTCTAAATATGCCACAATTAGTTGTCATCTGGCCTAGCATGTAACAGGGGCCCAGAGAACAAGACGTACCTTGAGCTTAGCAGCCTGGTGGAAGTAAGCAGCGCAGATGCACTTCCTGATGATGTCCCAGTCTGACCCACAGGAAATCAGGTTCATCCTCTGTTGCACCATGATGTCCTTTAATTGGGAACGCACCTCACGTACCTACACAAATCAGCAGGTGTTCGAGTTGAACAGTGCAGAAAATGCCATTAACTGTTAGTTTAAATCTATATATTGGTAGAATGATgaacagacatttaaaaataattcagcagGCCACTAAGTAGGCCTCGCAGGACTTGAAAAACACACTTTAGGCTGTATAGGTAGTGGCATGCTGTATTATTGTAAATTAAAATTGTGATGTTAATGActtgtcttcttctcttcttcccaCCTCATGAAGAGACAGAAACATTTATTGACCCCTTCACTGCAAGGTTGGTGTTAAAGGCTAATTCAATGCTTCAGTCACAGAATCAGCAGAATTAGATGTCAAAAAAGGAAATACTGTAgtgagaaaaatatgaaaatgaactgAAGCATTTCTATGTGAAAATAATTGCAGTTAGCTCCAAAATAAACCAAGTGATGATGGCGTTTTACCTGTGACAGgtcacaaagcaaaacaaacaatgcaCAATTTCTATCCAGAGCCAGAGGGGCTGATTGAGCTGGCTGAGGCACCGCAGGTCTGACCTTGCGCATGGCTTTGGTGTGGATGAAATGCTCGTTGCACCAGTTGCTGGAGTAATTGTTGTTCTTCCACTGCATGTATACGTTTAGGTAAGTAAGGTGGTCGCTCTCAGGGACGGCGAACTTCTCTCTGACTTGGTCACTCTCCTCCTCACGACCCTGTAGAAACACGTGCTCAGCCTTCAGTATACGACTGGGAGCTCTTGTCAACATACAGGAAATTTGTCTTTCATTGTGGTGAACTGTTCTACACTAAAAAACACCAGAAAAACcagaaatattaaatatgtacactatatttttttttattctgaccaTAATGCTGTGATGACAGCATAGACATGTAGTTTGTTGTTGGAatggaaaatgtgtttgcaaatggttgtgtttatttacacACCCAGCAGTCATAGAGCTGTATTTTGTTTACTTTAAAGCGCTGCTGTCTATGAACTCCTGAGGCGTTCATCTGACTAAATGCTCCACCATGTGCCCCAGCTACTGACTGACTGTGTATGTCTCTCATATACAGTAGGTCTAGACAGGCAGTAAACAGTGGGTTTTAGAACTGTTgccacagcaaaaaaaacaaaaacaaacaaacaacaaagctGTTATGTCagagacaaaaatcaatatatttggagactgaaaaaataaaaccatcagctGAAAATACTCAAATGATTCATAGAGCCAAACAGAAGACAGTAACTCTTCTAGACTCAGCTTGGTTTGGTGCTGTGAAAAATATTCTACTTGTGAGCCAGGCATTGATGACGCAATGACACGGCGATGATTTACTTTGACTATTCAATAGTCTGCAGTGTTCTCAGCTACTaatattaaatatgtaaatatattttagctTCTCTGGAATCTTGACGGAGGTGCTACAAAAAAGTTCCAGGCACGAGGTGCTCATGAGAACGTTTTAAACCTATATTTGCATGTTGGCCCCGGCTATATTTGCATGTTTGACAATACAAGATTTTTCTACCTCTACAGAAAGATTTGCATATTCTTGACCTAATATAAGAATAGTTATTATTTCCTTTCTAACACAATAGAAAACGTTTGGGGGAAAATAGCATGTCAGAAGGGAATGTGTGTCGGAAAGTCATGGCCTGAACTGTAGACCTACCTTAGGTCTGTAAAAGATGGCCGGCACAGACAGCATGGAGACAATGATGAGGATGTCGGCGCTGCAGCCCATGTCGCAGGAAACAATCAGCATCTTGGAGAGGGCGGGGTCAAGGGGAAACTCAACCATCAGACGTCCCGTCGGTGTCAAAGCACCTGAAAGTGGacaagaaaacacaactttaaggtgacatgaaaaaaatgttgacgTGCATGAGATGTGAAGAATATAAGAGGGACCGGATGAGTGATAAACTACTCCACCAGGTGTGACGAAAAGGAAGAATAATACGACACTTATTTGTCACTGTGTGAGAGGAGAATGAACAGCTGACAGCTGAAAATTCTTgtaaggaattttaaaaaaaaaaatagaaagtgagATCTAAAACTTTACCAGTTCTGATTTAAATGATTAGACGACAGAGTCTAAGAAGCTTATAAAGAGGAAAAGCAGAGAAGCAGAGAACCCGTTTGGGGCAGGTAAGCCTTAATCAGAGATAATCTGCTGTTAACACACCATACAGGGAATCATCAAAAGTCTCCCCTTATCCCCAAATCCCTAAATCCTCTGGAATCTGGCTAAAGATGAGACAGAAATGAGACCCAATCAGTCAAATCAAACACAGGATCAGTTACTGGGTGATTACTCCACAACTACCCCCTCCAGGCTTTtctgcatcatcatcactacAGCATTCCTTACACACCTAGTATCCCACTGTGTTTGTAACAAATTTATAAAGTCCAACAaccttttatttcaaaacctttgtggttcttcttcttaaatgttaacatttgcttatttttctttttctaacaaGCCAGTAAAATTAATGTCTTGGAGGTTTGGAAAATGGGTTGGACAAAAGACGACATTTGAAGATGTTGTCTTCagaaaatgtaacattttaCAGACAAGGTAGTGATCATTATACCGTACAGTCAGACTGAAACGTGAATTCAtacacgttaaaaaaaaaaaagttatgtagGTCACTCATTACAAATGTTTTGCTCTCTTTGTCTACCTTATAATTATATTGTGATGCTATAATAATACGGAGGTGAGTTAAAACTTGACTGGTGCAAAAGGTAATAAAATCTCCATGTTAACATCCCTGCACATCATATTAAAATGCACATAATGACCTTTTCACAACCTACCTGTGTTGTCCAGAGCTCCGAGGATCCAGAGCTGGTACATGGAGTTGAGCATGTTGTCTTCAGGGGGTGGATCCATGAAGTGGAAAAGGAGCAGATCTTGAACGCCAAGCGACTTCAGCAGAAGGACAACGTTGGCCAGATTTGTCCTCTGGATCTCCGGTATGGTGGTCGTCAGCATCTCATTCTTATATGCGCTCTGAGTGTAGAGCCTGGACAGAGACAAGAACGGAGTAGTGAAACAATGTACAAACAGGTAGAGAGTAATGCGTACACGCTAGTTGGATTATAACTCAACACTAAGCCCCAGGTGCTGATCACCTGTAgagaaaattttattttgggaCACATCCAAGAGTCtaagttaaaaaataaacagcttgCCTTTTCAAAGCTGTCACAACAATTACAGCTATCTGGCGTGAGAGGTTTATCATCACAGGACGAATGATGGGCTTTTCGAGCTTGTGAGTGACTGCCTGCGGTTGCAGCTACAAGAGACAAATTCTCCACCCAAATGGAGTCATTCAACACATACACCCAAAAACAGCTACTCAGACACCTCAGCTGCACTTGATGCAAAGCTGCACCTAAACTGATTCTTTATAGATTTGCGTGAACCCGTTAGTGAGAGCAGGTGGGTAAGATAAACTCAGGAATGCGCAGGCTCCCATAAGCTTCCCTAGCTGATTATGATGCAAAATGTGCCCCTCTGTGTATGTCACACAATCTTGGCTGAAGTTAATGTggcagaggaggggggggggggtcgagggAGACTTCTGATGGGGACTTTTGTGTCATAAATACGGTTAAAATGCATGAAATCCTCTGGAGATTAGGGTTCTGGCCCGCTACTTCTTCCTGCCATGAAAGCACACTCACGTCATGCACCCAGGGCCGCAAACAAATCAGCTACGACTGACTAAAAGAGATACAACACACTATAATAGCAGTCATGGTATAGCGATGGTACATTCTCAAAGCAGGCATGGACTAGAAACAGCATGGGGAAGTGGTTTTACAGCCATTCACTCAGTTTTACTGATATAATATGCACACTGATGCATGCACCTGCTGTGTAATCACTGAATCAATCCACACTGATGGAGTTACAGCTATGTTCACAAATGTtttacagagagagaaaacttGTGCCTCTACCTGTAACACTGTCCCGGTCCTGTTCGTCCTGCTCGGCCAGAACGCtggttagcattagcctggCTGATGGGATAAACTTGCAGAGCATCCATTCCAATACGAGGATTGAAAACCtgttgacaagaaaaaaaaacagcaaaaaaaataaatcacctttcacttaaaaaaaaagctgcatgtATAAAATGAGGCTTAAGTGACTGAATACCTTAAGTTTGCAGAACCCTGAATCCACAACAAACATGATTCCATCCACAGTGAGGGAGGTCTCAGCGATGTTTGTAGCAACTATACATTTCCTCACGCCATCAGGAGCCTAGTAGTTAAATTAAAGACTCTCTTCAGTTGGTTTTCGTAGATGTATTTATTCCAATTTCTCTCTCATTCCAAGTGTAGAAGTACATGCACTATacaacacatacatacatacaataaaTACCAACCTTCTGGAAGATCTTCGCTTGGAGGTCGGAGGGCAGCTGGGAGTAGATGGGAAGGACGGCTAGAGGAGGAGCATTCTCCAGATCCTCCAGTCGTTCCACAATCTGATCTGATGTCACCTGTCAGAAAAGCATCAATAGATGAGTTATATTGCCATGCTTCATACAAGAGTGAATACAGGACTGTGTTGCCAATGTACACATGTAGCCAAAATTGTTGGTACCTCtctcttaataaaaaaaaaaaaaaacacacaatggtgACTGAAACAACTTGAACCTGAGAAAAGTAatgatatataaaaatgtatttaaaattaacCAAAATCAGACATTGCTTTTGAATTGCAGTTCAACAGAATAATTTCTcaaaacaaactaatgaaacagggTTGAACAAATATGATGGTATCCTGAAGTCAATATTTTGTTGCACGACCTTTTGAGACAAACACTTCAACCAAATGATTTCTGTTACTACGTGTGAGACTTCTGCATCTTTCAACAGGTTCGTTGGCCTTGCTGTGTATTTAGGATACTGTGACTATTTGTCACATTTAAATGGGCAGACTGATTGAACACAACTTTGAAAATGACATTGATCCTTATTAGTAGACATGACTTAGTTTGACGTGTCTGATGGACAGGTTATTTTCAATCTTTTCTTGGggtaccatcatttttgtttcatttttttgtttcttgaaaTTATTCTGTTGAACCACAATTCAAAAGCGATGTTTGATTTTCACTGATTGTGGGTATTTCTTTCATTAAGAGAGGGGCGCCAACAACTTTGTCCATGTCTGTCTAGTCCAGAGGTTGGACAAATATGTTGGACGGTATATTGTTACAAAAGTTGGGCAATGATAGCAGCCATGTGCCTTACCTCAATGTCCTCCTGCCCCGGCATAAAGATGAGAATATCTCCTATTAACCCACTGAGGTGGATCTGCAAGGCCTGCTTTACTGCTGCCTCCACATAGTCCTCCTGAGGAGTCTACACACCACAAAGCACAACAAACCCGACAAACGCAAAGAGAAACACTGTAAAAACTCAAAGACAGGCAAAACCTCATAGCTTATATTACTCACAGGGTAATTAgtgtcaaattaaaaatgtttattgcaCACAACAATGCACTGATTGGTGGTTTCGACTGGTTGATGAACGAGATGATCCTCCACAGCAGTAGCTTTTGCAATACATCATATTACCATAATATGTGATCCAACCAACGATCCATGTCACTGTCAGAAGCCCCTTGTCTTTTTAAACCATCAATTAACTCATGTTTTATCCCAAAGACTGACATTAAGGCAGTGTGGCGCTATGGACAAAtgtgtataataaataaatgttataaacCATTAttgtatttcaataaaatatgtataaaatgTATCTAAAAACTTAAATGCAAGCAATAAAtcttaaaaatacaacaatCTACAGCTGTTAAAAAGATCTCATGGCAATGGTGGAATGTATTTACGACAAGATGGGTTGTGCATGTCACTGGCACCTCTAAGAGTCAAAAGGAAATAGAAACATACCTTGCTAAATAAGATATCTACTGGAAAAGTTCTTCCTGGAATGTGAAATATGGGTACGTTGCCAAAAAATGCTGCAAATTTGTCTGAGTCCATCGTTGCCGAGGTAACAATGAGTTTCAAATCATTGCGTCGAGACACAACCTAAAGGAAGACAGCATAGACAAGAAATGGTTGGAGAACATGATCAACATAAGATCACAAAAATCAAAAGgttatttaatcatttacacACAAAGGAGAATGCAGATGTATGTCTGAAAAAACTAGTAAAACAAGGGACTGTTTATTAATTgggtatttatttttaggtaCAAACCTCCCGTAGCAGGCCGAATAGCACATCAGTATTAAGGGAGCGCTCGTGCGCCTCGTCCATAATAACAGCACTGTAGTGGTCGAGGTCGGACTCCCTCAGTGACTCCCTGAGCAGAATACCATCGGTCATGTACTTGATTAGCGTCTTCTCAGAAGTGCAGTCCTCAAACCGGATAGCATAGCCAACCTGTAAGTGACATTATCAGTATAAATAGCTGTACAATATTGTGTTTGACACTTTGACGTACCGGTACATATTTACAGAAGATAATACTGAGTGTACTGCACCGCCTTCAGTTCAATCCCTACCACACGTCTTCTTGCTCACCACTAGGTGGCGGTATTTCACAGCCTACAGACTACTGTGCATTGATGACAGTTTTAGGAAGACTAAAATTCTTCAACAGCTGTTCCACTTGTGGTGACTATTTACTTGATCTTTGAACAGCTGACTCACCTCTTCTCCAAGGTTGGTACCAATTTCCTCACTGACTCTCTTAGCCACGCTCATGGCAGCAACTCTTCGGGGCTGAGTACAGCCCACCATGCCATAGCTGGTGTATCCATCCTCATGCAGGTACTGAGTAAGCTGGGTGGTCTTGCCGCTTCCCGTCTCCCCAACAACAATCACTATGCTGTTATCCCTacagatgagaggaaacatTAAAACAAGATAAATTGCCACTAAGGTGGTAGCACTTGGCCATATCCCTATGTTGTGCATGTGATCAGGGTGGGTAGTTTATCCTGTTTAAGGGGATGGACGGGTAGTGGGCATCAAGCCTCCAGACACCCCTACTAATAA
Protein-coding regions in this window:
- the dhx38 gene encoding pre-mRNA-splicing factor ATP-dependent RNA helicase PRP16 isoform X2, coding for MDDDDPVVYRLEGTDPTQVGGLIVKKKSAAAEPHVFQAPTPRTSLLGLDLLAAQKKRERDFKDQTDVSGYDRNNKKSKVSSYKDWEEGKSDSGSDDEDDNKNSDAKKERKYRVTGSETPSNPGGVSEEFRRRHQQREKDRREHGVYASSKEDRNREKERSRDKGRDRRNERDERESSHSRGVVSRSERLDRGERTERSQRDGFSDRLSRGSKRDEPLTPQQRPRDSFTPSRSNWEEDDSGYASSRHSHWESPSPSPSLRESDRSERSHRSSRESERRDRSVRSRYPDDTPLPTPSYKYNEWANDRRHLGSTPRLSLGKGRKEDGEGGIAFDNEDEKEQWQEDQKQADRDWYMMDEGYDEFHNPFTSTSDDYVKKREQILQKQTQKRISAQKRQINEDNERWETNRMLTSGVVQRLEVDDDFEEDNAAKVHLLVHNLVPPFLDGRIVFTKQPEPVIPVKDATSDMAIISRKGSQLVRKHREQKERKKAQHKHWELAGTKLGDIMGIKKKEEEDLSGGKPVGEDGKVDYRAEQKFADHVKEKSEASSEFAKKKSLLEQRQYLPIFAVRQQLLNIIRDNSIVIVVGETGSGKTTQLTQYLHEDGYTSYGMVGCTQPRRVAAMSVAKRVSEEIGTNLGEEVGYAIRFEDCTSEKTLIKYMTDGILLRESLRESDLDHYSAVIMDEAHERSLNTDVLFGLLREVVSRRNDLKLIVTSATMDSDKFAAFFGNVPIFHIPGRTFPVDILFSKTPQEDYVEAAVKQALQIHLSGLIGDILIFMPGQEDIEVTSDQIVERLEDLENAPPLAVLPIYSQLPSDLQAKIFQKAPDGVRKCIVATNIAETSLTVDGIMFVVDSGFCKLKVFNPRIGMDALQVYPISQANANQRSGRAGRTGPGQCYRLYTQSAYKNEMLTTTIPEIQRTNLANVVLLLKSLGVQDLLLFHFMDPPPEDNMLNSMYQLWILGALDNTGALTPTGRLMVEFPLDPALSKMLIVSCDMGCSADILIIVSMLSVPAIFYRPKGREEESDQVREKFAVPESDHLTYLNVYMQWKNNNYSSNWCNEHFIHTKAMRKVREVRSQLKDIMVQQRMNLISCGSDWDIIRKCICAAYFHQAAKLKGIGEYVNVRTGMPCHLHPTSSLFGMGYTPDYIIYHELVMTTKEYMQCVTAVEGEWLAELGPMFYSVKQAGKSRQENRRRAKEEINNMEDEMSLAQEHLRARRDEQDKKSHCGSVRAVKICTPGRKEEAPMTPRRTPARFGL
- the dhx38 gene encoding pre-mRNA-splicing factor ATP-dependent RNA helicase PRP16 isoform X1; this encodes MDDDDPVVYRLEGTDPTQVGGLIVKKKSAAAEPHVFQAPTPRTSLLGLDLLAAQKKRERDFKDQTDVSGYDRNNKKSKVSSYKDWEEGKSDSGSDDEDDNKNSDAKKESRKYRVTGSETPSNPGGVSEEFRRRHQQREKDRREHGVYASSKEDRNREKERSRDKGRDRRNERDERESSHSRGVVSRSERLDRGERTERSQRDGFSDRLSRGSKRDEPLTPQQRPRDSFTPSRSNWEEDDSGYASSRHSHWESPSPSPSLRESDRSERSHRSSRESERRDRSVRSRYPDDTPLPTPSYKYNEWANDRRHLGSTPRLSLGKGRKEDGEGGIAFDNEDEKEQWQEDQKQADRDWYMMDEGYDEFHNPFTSTSDDYVKKREQILQKQTQKRISAQKRQINEDNERWETNRMLTSGVVQRLEVDDDFEEDNAAKVHLLVHNLVPPFLDGRIVFTKQPEPVIPVKDATSDMAIISRKGSQLVRKHREQKERKKAQHKHWELAGTKLGDIMGIKKKEEEDLSGGKPVGEDGKVDYRAEQKFADHVKEKSEASSEFAKKKSLLEQRQYLPIFAVRQQLLNIIRDNSIVIVVGETGSGKTTQLTQYLHEDGYTSYGMVGCTQPRRVAAMSVAKRVSEEIGTNLGEEVGYAIRFEDCTSEKTLIKYMTDGILLRESLRESDLDHYSAVIMDEAHERSLNTDVLFGLLREVVSRRNDLKLIVTSATMDSDKFAAFFGNVPIFHIPGRTFPVDILFSKTPQEDYVEAAVKQALQIHLSGLIGDILIFMPGQEDIEVTSDQIVERLEDLENAPPLAVLPIYSQLPSDLQAKIFQKAPDGVRKCIVATNIAETSLTVDGIMFVVDSGFCKLKVFNPRIGMDALQVYPISQANANQRSGRAGRTGPGQCYRLYTQSAYKNEMLTTTIPEIQRTNLANVVLLLKSLGVQDLLLFHFMDPPPEDNMLNSMYQLWILGALDNTGALTPTGRLMVEFPLDPALSKMLIVSCDMGCSADILIIVSMLSVPAIFYRPKGREEESDQVREKFAVPESDHLTYLNVYMQWKNNNYSSNWCNEHFIHTKAMRKVREVRSQLKDIMVQQRMNLISCGSDWDIIRKCICAAYFHQAAKLKGIGEYVNVRTGMPCHLHPTSSLFGMGYTPDYIIYHELVMTTKEYMQCVTAVEGEWLAELGPMFYSVKQAGKSRQENRRRAKEEINNMEDEMSLAQEHLRARRDEQDKKSHCGSVRAVKICTPGRKEEAPMTPRRTPARFGL